The genomic stretch TTTTCCTATTTGATTGTTTATCAATCCAGATAGTTTGGACAACATTTCGTCCATGATTTCAAAATCTGAACTAAAATGGCTTTCTTCATGTTCCCCTACTTTATCCCTTAAACCTTCTGCTTTATTATATAAACCTGTATAATTGCTTCTTACCCCATAAGCTGAAGGAGCTCTCAAAGAAATAATATCTGATATGCCTTCTAAGGTCTTTCTTAAAGATTCATCTGATTCATTAAATATTTCTTTTTTCTCATTTAACTTTTCCATTTGATCTTCTAATTCATCTTGAGCAATTTCTGCGCTAGTGCTAGAATCTAATTCATAATATTCATTGGCATATATTAAAAATAGGGGATAATAAATTAGTACTAACTATCATCCCCTATAAACTATATATTCTCAAATATTAATTTCTTCTTTTAATTTTTCTACTTTCAATTTAGAAAGGCTTGTTGCTTTTACTATCAAAGCTACTTTTACTCCTTTTATCTTTATCCTTTCATTAAAATTTTTGTAATATAATTTATATCATAGTTCATTGATATCAATAAGATTCTCTATTACATAATCTTCTCCAACCTTATTCTTAATAACACTGTATGCATCTTGTACTTTTTTTCGAAAAGTTTCCTTAGCATTATTATCACAAAAACCTTCATATCTAAATTCTCTTCCATCATTAATAAACAAATTGTCAAAGTCTTCTTGAATACTTACCAAAAGAAAATCAAGAGTATCATTATTTTTTAATTCATCCACTAAATCATTATTAATTAGGGAATCATTTTTATCGTAGATCCACATAGGAAAACATTTATACTCCAATTTTAACTTAATTTTATTCATACATCATCACTCCTTACTTTATTGATACAGGATTAGCTCCTACTACAAAACCATTACTCCCTGTTGTAATTGCCACCCTCTGGGTTACACCATTACAACTTCATATATTGGTCTTCCTGTGCCTCTTCCTTGATATCCAACTACTTTCCCATTTTCTAATGCCTCCATAATGAACTTTGAAATATCCTTTTCAGGAATCCCTTTAGATATAAATTCATCTGCATGTTTCATCACATGTTTTAGCCCCGCTTTAGAATTGCCATTCTCTAACCAAACTGACCTTCCATCTGGAGTTTTTGTTATAGCTACAATATCATTTACATTATATTTCACACCACTATTAGCCAACTCGTCTAATAAATTAGAATGCAACTCAGTTTTATCTATAGATACCTCCTTCATTCCCTTACCGCCAGACGCAATAATACCTAATGTAGTGTCCACTTCCATTGATTCTGGCCCACTATAAGTAATATTGCTAATCCCCATTCCAATTCCCATGGCTACATATGAATTTAAATCATATCTATCCATAAGGGTATTAGATGCTACTGAGCAACTGTGCCAGGGACCATACGTTTAGTTTGGTTGCCATAACTTTTTCTATTGGGAGACCACCTGCTATTGGAGTTCCCATTGTGGATATTATTGTACTTGCATTACCTGTTTTATAATATAATTCTGGATTTATTAGTTTCATGGTGTAAAAAGAAAGCTATAACGAATTTATCACGCTATAGCTTTCTTAAAATAAGTATATAATCTATTCTGATTTCCCATCCTCTATTTTTCTTATCACTTCTTTTTTCTCCAACACTCTCTACATAAAACTTTCCTTTCAGATCAATTTTATTCATATATACTTCCATACTATCTGGATCATTAATATATCTCTATTATATAATAATTCCATTAATCTAGTACTAAGTATTCAGCTCTCTTATATTTAATTAGACTCCAACTAATAAATCATAAATTTAGTCGCTAGATGTTGAACAATTAATTTCTATATTAAAAACATAGTAATCTAATAATTCATCATAATATTTATCCACTGGTAAACTTTTTTTCAGTCTATTAAACATAAGATTAAACCTTTCTAAATATTTAGAGCGGATAAGTAAAATTCTAAACCCTTCTGTAAACTCTATATTTTCTTCAATTATTTTCCCATTATAAATTATAGCACTATCTGCTTTGCGTTCTACTAGAGATATTTTCCCATTCTCTATTTTGTTTATGACGGCATATTTTGAATTTAGGTTATTTTTTAATAACTTTTCAGCTTCTTCTACTTTGTTGTCTAATAGAAGAAGAAAAATTTTACTACGAGGATTTCGAATATAACTTTTATCGGAGTATAATTTATCTACATAAAAATAAACATATGCCAGAAAATATATTCTATCCTCACATTCAAATACTAATCTTTCTATCCCCCTTGA from Tissierellales bacterium encodes the following:
- a CDS encoding T7SS effector LXG polymorphic toxin — translated: MYYPLFLIYANEYYELDSSTSAEIAQDELEDQMEKLNEKKEIFNESDESLRKTLEGISDIISLRAPSAYGVRSNYTGLYNKAEGLRDKVGEHEESHFSSDFEIMDEMLSKLSGLINNQIGK